The Ralstonia sp. RRA DNA segment CCACCGGCATTGGCGCGTGGCGCAGCGCCACCGTTGCAGCATATGGCGTGTGGTGCTTGCGCCCAGGTGACGTTGTCCGAAAGACCTGTAGGACAAACGGGTGATGTCACGGAAATAGGCTTGACCGATGGCTACACTGAAACGCCCGGCCGCGTTGGCACGTGCCGGATCTGTTCACCATTCTCACGACCCACGAGGGAGAAAGCGACATGATGACTCTAGAGCAACTCGGCATCCTGCACCGATCGCAGATCGAGGCGTGGCTGGCCGTTACGGAAGAAGCTGTTGACGGCGTCAATCGCCTGATCGGGCTCAATCTCCAGGCACTCAAGGCCAGCTTTGGAGAGACCGAGCAGTGCCTGCACGACGCGGCCGGCGCGCAGGATGCCGGACAGTGGTTCGGTGCGCAGGCGCAGTTTCTGCAGCCCGCCGGAGAACGCGTGTCCGGCTATACGCGCAACTTCATCGAAATCGGTGTGCAAACACAGAACGGCATCACGCGCGCGCTGCAGCGTCATGGTGATGAAGTGCGTCGTCAATGGGGCTTCGTCGCAGAGAACCTGGCCGACGCCGCGCCTCCGGGCACCGAGGTGGCCGTGAAGTTTCTCAAGG contains these protein-coding regions:
- a CDS encoding phasin family protein yields the protein MMTLEQLGILHRSQIEAWLAVTEEAVDGVNRLIGLNLQALKASFGETEQCLHDAAGAQDAGQWFGAQAQFLQPAGERVSGYTRNFIEIGVQTQNGITRALQRHGDEVRRQWGFVAENLADAAPPGTEVAVKFLKASVGLEVAAAEAAEVAASEASGVTARNDTAH